A window of Nicotiana tabacum cultivar K326 chromosome 24, ASM71507v2, whole genome shotgun sequence contains these coding sequences:
- the LOC142178198 gene encoding uncharacterized protein LOC142178198: MWDSRVYSIKKLASQAQCIHCHIIGKQNGVDCLVIVVYGFNTIEQRKTLWTQLNTLASRINKPWLICGDFNAILYPQDRLYGVPVTFTEIKNFADCYHNLSLSKIPWKGDYYTWSTKQQGSDRICSRLKKELANDEWMLSYGHLSTEYGEPDMCDHAPMIIQMRATMRNIKVPFRFFNIWAEHTQFKQLVEAGWARNKATEKMKNVWLKMKELKANLKKLNSEEFKGISEKITQEYLKDIQGRMHNRYSDSLAEQERECLQQLEKWSMIEESALQQKSRANWIKLGDLNNKYFSAVMKDKQQTKQMLEINSLQGMKLVNIGDIKKEILDFYKSLMGSTSV, encoded by the coding sequence ATGTGGGACAGTAGGGTATATAGCATCAAGAAATTGGCAAGCCAAGCACAATGTATACATTGCCATATCATTGGGAAACAAAATGGAGTGGACTGCTTAGTAATAGTGGTCTATGGTTTTAATACAATTGAACAAAGGAAGACTCTGTGGACCCAATTAAATACTCTGGCATCTAGGATTAACAAGCCATGGTTAATATGTGGGGATTTCAATGCAATTCTATATCCCCAAGATAGGCTTTATGGAGTACCAGTAACATTCACGGAAATTAAGAATTTTGCAGATTGCTATCACAACCTCTCACTAAGTAAAATACCATGGAAAGGAGACTATTACACTTGGTCAACTAAACAACAGGGCAGTGATAGAATATGTAGCAGATTGAAAAAAGAACTAGCTAATGATGAGTGGATGCTCAGCTATGGACACTTGAGTACAGAATATGGTGAGCCAGATATGTGTGATCATGCACCTATGATCATTCAAATGAGAGCCACCATGAGAAACATAAAAGTTCCATTCAGGTTCTTCAACATATGGGCAGAACACACTCAATTCAAACAATTAGTGGAAGCTGGATGGGCTAGAAATAAAGCAACagagaaaatgaaaaatgtaTGGCTTAAAATGAAGGAGCTTAAAGCAAATCTTAAAAAGTTGAACTCTGAGGAGTTTAAAGGGATATCAGAGAAGATTACTCAAGAATATTTAAAGGACATACAAGGGAGGATGCACAATCGCTATTCAGATAGCCTAGCTGAACAGGAGAGGGAATGCTTGCAACAACTTGAAAAGTGGTCTATGATTGAAGAAAGTGCTTTGCAACAAAAATCTAGAGCTAACTGGATAAAGCTTGGGGACTTAAATAATAAATACTTCTCAGCTGTGATGAAAGATAAGCAGCAGACCAAGCAAATGCTGGAGATTAACTCTCTGCAAGGAATGAAGCTAGTGAACATAGGAGATATCAAAAAAGAAATATTGGATTTCTACAAGTCTTTAATGGGCTCGACTAGTGTCTAA
- the LOC142178199 gene encoding uncharacterized protein LOC142178199, with translation MKTTPCLTHSQQVALYANVTDEEVYEGLCSIGDDKVPGIDGFNDVVYKKSWNIVKQEVCEAVKDFFITGRLHVLAVRLQKVMNCIISEAQAGFSPRRRIADNIILAHELVKSYNRKHISPRCMIKVDIQKA, from the exons ATGAAGACTACACCCTGTCTGACACACTCACAACAAGTAGCATTATATGCTAATGTAACAGATGAGGAGGTTTATGAGGGGTTATGCTCGATAGGAGATGACAAAGTACCAGGAATAGATGGATTCAATGATGTGGTTTACAAGAAGTCATGGAATATAGTGAAGCAGGAAGTATGTGAAGCAGTTAAAGACTTCTTCATCACAGGGAGACTACACG TGCTGGCTGTTAGATTACAAAAAGTGATGAATTGCATTATATCTGAGGCTCAGGCAGGATTCAGTCCAAGGAGGAGGATAGCAGATAACATAATTTTGGCTCATGAACTAGTCAAATCTTACAACAGGAAGCACATTTCTCCCAGGTGTATGATAAAGGTTGACATACAAAAAGCATAG
- the LOC107785803 gene encoding uncharacterized protein LOC107785803 isoform X2, with protein MATVRMIDIAVNFTDSMFKGIYNGKQYHMGDIQAVLKRAWSAGVDRIIVTGGSLEESKEALAIAETDARLFCTVGVHPTRCKEFEDSGDPEKHLQDLLTLAKEGIEKGKVVAIGECGLDYDRLHFCPSDIQKKYFEKQFELAYRMKLPMFLHMRAAAQDFRDILERNKDRFVAGVAHSFTGSAEDRDKLLSFSNVFIGVNGCSLKTAENLEVVKGIPVERMMIETDSPYCDIKNSHAGIHFVKSSWPSKKKERHDQECLVKGRNEPCLVRQVLEVVAGTKGITDIDQLGKTLYHNTCRVFFPHDLDSAAEALLASGTEAI; from the exons ATGGCGACGGTACGAATGATAG ACATAGCCGTAAATTTTACTG ATAGCATGTTCAAAGGGATATACAATGGGAAGCAATATCATATGGGGGACATTCAAGCTGTGTTGAAGAGGGCGTGGAGCGCTGGAGTTGATCGCATAATT GTAACTGGTGGCTCTCTTGAAGAATCAAAGGAAGCTCTTGCAATTGCGGAAACAGATG CAAGACTTTTCTGTACTGTGGGTGTGCACCCTACAAGATGCAAA GAATTTGAAGACAGTGGGGATCCAGAAAAGCATTTGCAGGATCTTCTGACATTGGCTAAAGAGGgaatagaaaaaggaaaa GTGGTTGCGATTGGCGAATGTGGGTTGGACTATGATAGACTTCACTTTTGTCCATCTGATATTCAAAAGAA GTACTTTGAGAAGCAGTTTGAGTTAGCATATAGAATGAAACTGCCAATGTTTCTTCACATGCGAGCAGCTGCTCAGGATTTTCGCGACATTCTTGAGCGAAATAAGGATCG GTTTGTTGCTGGTGTTGCACACTCTTTCACTGGAAGTGCTGAAGATCGTGATAAACTTCTTTCATTTAGTAATGTTTTTATAG GTGTAAATGGTTGCTCTCTCAAGACAGCTGAGAACCTTGAAGTCGTAAAGGGTATACCAGTTGAGCGAATGATGATTGAAACGGATTCACCATACTGTGATATCAAGAATTCACATGCTGGGATACATTTTGTGAAATCCTCATGGCCTTCAAAGAAAAAGGAGAGGCATGATCAAGAATGCCTTGTCAAAGGTCGCAATGAGCCTTGCTTAGTTCG GCAAGTACTTGAAGTTGTTGCAGGCACTAAAGGCATCACTGACATAGACCAACTGGGCAAGACACTGTACCACAATACTTGCAG GGTTTTCTTTCCTCATGATTTGGATTCGGCAGCAGAAGCCCTTCTTGCTAGTGGTACGGAAGCTATATGA
- the LOC107785803 gene encoding uncharacterized protein LOC107785803 isoform X3, with protein MATVRMIDIAVNFTDSMFKGIYNGKQYHMGDIQAVLKRAWSAGVDRIIVTGGSLEESKEALAIAETDARLFCTVGVHPTRCKEFEDSGDPEKHLQDLLTLAKEGIEKGKVRSISLSLRYFEKQFELAYRMKLPMFLHMRAAAQDFRDILERNKDRFVAGVAHSFTGSAEDRDKLLSFSNVFIGVNGCSLKTAENLEVVKGIPVERMMIETDSPYCDIKNSHAGIHFVKSSWPSKKKERHDQECLVKGRNEPCLVRQVLEVVAGTKGITDIDQLGKTLYHNTCRETAWEFSASSSMPMPFFWGGKIMFFLSLVKI; from the exons ATGGCGACGGTACGAATGATAG ACATAGCCGTAAATTTTACTG ATAGCATGTTCAAAGGGATATACAATGGGAAGCAATATCATATGGGGGACATTCAAGCTGTGTTGAAGAGGGCGTGGAGCGCTGGAGTTGATCGCATAATT GTAACTGGTGGCTCTCTTGAAGAATCAAAGGAAGCTCTTGCAATTGCGGAAACAGATG CAAGACTTTTCTGTACTGTGGGTGTGCACCCTACAAGATGCAAA GAATTTGAAGACAGTGGGGATCCAGAAAAGCATTTGCAGGATCTTCTGACATTGGCTAAAGAGGgaatagaaaaaggaaaagtaCGTTCAATTTCGCTATCTCTAAG GTACTTTGAGAAGCAGTTTGAGTTAGCATATAGAATGAAACTGCCAATGTTTCTTCACATGCGAGCAGCTGCTCAGGATTTTCGCGACATTCTTGAGCGAAATAAGGATCG GTTTGTTGCTGGTGTTGCACACTCTTTCACTGGAAGTGCTGAAGATCGTGATAAACTTCTTTCATTTAGTAATGTTTTTATAG GTGTAAATGGTTGCTCTCTCAAGACAGCTGAGAACCTTGAAGTCGTAAAGGGTATACCAGTTGAGCGAATGATGATTGAAACGGATTCACCATACTGTGATATCAAGAATTCACATGCTGGGATACATTTTGTGAAATCCTCATGGCCTTCAAAGAAAAAGGAGAGGCATGATCAAGAATGCCTTGTCAAAGGTCGCAATGAGCCTTGCTTAGTTCG GCAAGTACTTGAAGTTGTTGCAGGCACTAAAGGCATCACTGACATAGACCAACTGGGCAAGACACTGTACCACAATACTTGCAG GGAGACAGCCTGGGAATTTTCTGCTAGTAGTTCCATGCCTATGCCATTTTTTTGGGGGGGCAAAATTATGTTTTTTCTGTCACTCGTGAAGATTTGA
- the LOC107785803 gene encoding uncharacterized protein LOC107785803 isoform X1 produces the protein MATVRMIDIAVNFTDSMFKGIYNGKQYHMGDIQAVLKRAWSAGVDRIIVTGGSLEESKEALAIAETDARLFCTVGVHPTRCKEFEDSGDPEKHLQDLLTLAKEGIEKGKVVAIGECGLDYDRLHFCPSDIQKKYFEKQFELAYRMKLPMFLHMRAAAQDFRDILERNKDRFVAGVAHSFTGSAEDRDKLLSFSNVFIGVNGCSLKTAENLEVVKGIPVERMMIETDSPYCDIKNSHAGIHFVKSSWPSKKKERHDQECLVKGRNEPCLVRQVLEVVAGTKGITDIDQLGKTLYHNTCRETAWEFSASSSMPMPFFWGGKIMFFLSLVKI, from the exons ATGGCGACGGTACGAATGATAG ACATAGCCGTAAATTTTACTG ATAGCATGTTCAAAGGGATATACAATGGGAAGCAATATCATATGGGGGACATTCAAGCTGTGTTGAAGAGGGCGTGGAGCGCTGGAGTTGATCGCATAATT GTAACTGGTGGCTCTCTTGAAGAATCAAAGGAAGCTCTTGCAATTGCGGAAACAGATG CAAGACTTTTCTGTACTGTGGGTGTGCACCCTACAAGATGCAAA GAATTTGAAGACAGTGGGGATCCAGAAAAGCATTTGCAGGATCTTCTGACATTGGCTAAAGAGGgaatagaaaaaggaaaa GTGGTTGCGATTGGCGAATGTGGGTTGGACTATGATAGACTTCACTTTTGTCCATCTGATATTCAAAAGAA GTACTTTGAGAAGCAGTTTGAGTTAGCATATAGAATGAAACTGCCAATGTTTCTTCACATGCGAGCAGCTGCTCAGGATTTTCGCGACATTCTTGAGCGAAATAAGGATCG GTTTGTTGCTGGTGTTGCACACTCTTTCACTGGAAGTGCTGAAGATCGTGATAAACTTCTTTCATTTAGTAATGTTTTTATAG GTGTAAATGGTTGCTCTCTCAAGACAGCTGAGAACCTTGAAGTCGTAAAGGGTATACCAGTTGAGCGAATGATGATTGAAACGGATTCACCATACTGTGATATCAAGAATTCACATGCTGGGATACATTTTGTGAAATCCTCATGGCCTTCAAAGAAAAAGGAGAGGCATGATCAAGAATGCCTTGTCAAAGGTCGCAATGAGCCTTGCTTAGTTCG GCAAGTACTTGAAGTTGTTGCAGGCACTAAAGGCATCACTGACATAGACCAACTGGGCAAGACACTGTACCACAATACTTGCAG GGAGACAGCCTGGGAATTTTCTGCTAGTAGTTCCATGCCTATGCCATTTTTTTGGGGGGGCAAAATTATGTTTTTTCTGTCACTCGTGAAGATTTGA
- the LOC107785803 gene encoding uncharacterized protein LOC107785803 isoform X4 translates to MATVRMIDIAVNFTDSMFKGIYNGKQYHMGDIQAVLKRAWSAGVDRIIVTGGSLEESKEALAIAETDARLFCTVGVHPTRCKEFEDSGDPEKHLQDLLTLAKEGIEKGKVVAIGECGLDYDRLHFCPSDIQKKYFEKQFELAYRMKLPMFLHMRAAAQDFRDILERNKDRFVAGVAHSFTGSAEDRDKLLSFSNVFIGVNGCSLKTAENLEVVKGIPVERMMIETDSPYCDIKNSHAGIHFVKSSWPSKKKERHDQECLVKGRNEPCLVRSLLPGKYLKLLQALKASLT, encoded by the exons ATGGCGACGGTACGAATGATAG ACATAGCCGTAAATTTTACTG ATAGCATGTTCAAAGGGATATACAATGGGAAGCAATATCATATGGGGGACATTCAAGCTGTGTTGAAGAGGGCGTGGAGCGCTGGAGTTGATCGCATAATT GTAACTGGTGGCTCTCTTGAAGAATCAAAGGAAGCTCTTGCAATTGCGGAAACAGATG CAAGACTTTTCTGTACTGTGGGTGTGCACCCTACAAGATGCAAA GAATTTGAAGACAGTGGGGATCCAGAAAAGCATTTGCAGGATCTTCTGACATTGGCTAAAGAGGgaatagaaaaaggaaaa GTGGTTGCGATTGGCGAATGTGGGTTGGACTATGATAGACTTCACTTTTGTCCATCTGATATTCAAAAGAA GTACTTTGAGAAGCAGTTTGAGTTAGCATATAGAATGAAACTGCCAATGTTTCTTCACATGCGAGCAGCTGCTCAGGATTTTCGCGACATTCTTGAGCGAAATAAGGATCG GTTTGTTGCTGGTGTTGCACACTCTTTCACTGGAAGTGCTGAAGATCGTGATAAACTTCTTTCATTTAGTAATGTTTTTATAG GTGTAAATGGTTGCTCTCTCAAGACAGCTGAGAACCTTGAAGTCGTAAAGGGTATACCAGTTGAGCGAATGATGATTGAAACGGATTCACCATACTGTGATATCAAGAATTCACATGCTGGGATACATTTTGTGAAATCCTCATGGCCTTCAAAGAAAAAGGAGAGGCATGATCAAGAATGCCTTGTCAAAGGTCGCAATGAGCCTTGCTTAGTTCG CTCCCTTCTTCCAGGCAAGTACTTGAAGTTGTTGCAGGCACTAAAGGCATCACTGACATAG